A single genomic interval of Amycolatopsis albispora harbors:
- the pyrF gene encoding orotidine-5'-phosphate decarboxylase translates to MIMERFGARLSKAIAARGSLCAGVDPHPGLLRAWDLPEDATGLERFALTATEAIAEHVAILKPQSAFFETYGSKGIAVLERVVELAREAGALVLLDVKRGDIGSTMAAYTAAYLADGAPLAADAITVSPYLGFGSLEAALTAAETSGRGVFVLARTSNPESAGLQGTVTAAGRTVAQEIVDAVAERNAGTAPLGDIGVVAGATIGRGELDLNRLNGPILAPGFGAQGATAADLRALFGAGSPAVLAASSRDILRHGPSPSALREAVFRVRDSLRD, encoded by the coding sequence ATGATCATGGAACGGTTCGGGGCCAGGCTGAGCAAGGCGATCGCGGCCCGTGGCTCGCTGTGCGCCGGGGTGGACCCCCACCCCGGCCTGCTGCGGGCGTGGGACCTGCCGGAGGACGCCACCGGGCTGGAGCGCTTCGCGCTGACCGCCACCGAGGCGATCGCCGAGCACGTGGCGATCCTCAAGCCGCAGTCGGCGTTCTTCGAGACCTACGGCTCGAAGGGCATCGCGGTGCTGGAGCGGGTCGTCGAGCTGGCCCGCGAGGCCGGTGCGCTGGTGCTGCTCGACGTCAAGCGCGGGGACATCGGCTCGACCATGGCCGCCTACACGGCGGCCTACCTGGCCGACGGGGCGCCGCTGGCGGCCGACGCCATCACCGTGTCGCCCTACCTCGGTTTCGGCTCGCTGGAAGCCGCGTTGACGGCCGCCGAAACCAGCGGGCGCGGGGTTTTTGTGCTCGCGCGCACGTCCAACCCGGAGAGCGCGGGGCTGCAGGGCACGGTGACCGCGGCGGGCCGCACGGTGGCCCAGGAAATCGTGGACGCGGTGGCCGAGCGGAACGCGGGAACCGCGCCACTGGGCGACATCGGCGTGGTGGCCGGGGCCACCATCGGCCGCGGGGAACTGGACCTGAATAGGCTGAACGGCCCAATCCTGGCGCCCGGTTTCGGCGCCCAGGGGGCCACCGCGGCGGATTTACGTGCTCTTTTCGGGGCGGGTTCACCGGCGGTCCTGGCGGCTTCCTCACGCGACATCCTGCGGCACGGGCCGTCGCCGTCCGCCCTGCGTGAGGCCGTGTTCCGGGTCCGGGATTCGTTGCGGGACTGA
- the mihF gene encoding integration host factor, actinobacterial type, giving the protein MALPQLTEEQRAEALKKAAAARRARAELKERLKRGGTTLVDVLKQADEDEVLGKMKVSALLEALPGVGKVRAQQTMERLEIAPSRRLRGLGDRQRKALLAEFSGE; this is encoded by the coding sequence GTGGCACTTCCCCAGCTGACCGAGGAACAGCGTGCTGAGGCGCTGAAGAAGGCCGCTGCTGCCCGTCGCGCCCGCGCCGAGCTCAAGGAGCGGCTGAAGCGGGGTGGCACCACGCTGGTCGACGTGCTCAAGCAGGCGGACGAGGACGAGGTTCTCGGCAAGATGAAGGTGTCCGCTCTGCTGGAGGCCCTGCCCGGCGTTGGCAAGGTCCGCGCGCAGCAGACCATGGAGCGGCTCGAAATCGCGCCGAGCCGTCGCCTGCGTGGACTCGGCGACCGGCAGCGCAAGGCGCTGCTCGCCGAGTTCAGCGGCGAGTGA
- the rpoZ gene encoding DNA-directed RNA polymerase subunit omega — translation MRVTITLGAQHEELEGITNPPIDDLLEKVSSKYALVIYSAKRARQINDYYAQLGEGLLEYVGPLVEPGPREKPLSIALREIHAGLLEHTEGE, via the coding sequence CTGCGCGTGACCATCACCCTGGGTGCACAGCACGAGGAACTCGAAGGCATCACCAATCCGCCGATCGACGACCTGCTCGAGAAGGTCAGTTCGAAGTACGCGCTGGTGATCTACTCGGCCAAGCGCGCCCGCCAGATCAACGACTACTACGCGCAGCTCGGTGAGGGCCTGCTGGAGTACGTCGGCCCGCTCGTCGAGCCGGGTCCCCGTGAGAAGCCGCTGTCGATCGCGCTGCGCGAGATCCACGCCGGCCTGCTCGAGCACACCGAAGGCGAATGA
- the coaBC gene encoding bifunctional phosphopantothenoylcysteine decarboxylase/phosphopantothenate--cysteine ligase CoaBC → MSQAPGRKPRVVLGVGGGIAAYKACEVLRGLTESGHDVRVVPTDAALNFVGAATFEALSGHPVHTGVFSDVPSVQHVRIGHEADLVLVVPATADLLARAAHGRADDLLTGTLLMARCPVAFFPAMHTEMWQHPATRDNVALLRSRGLVVTEPDSGRLTGVDSGPGRLADPREIVDLAKLLLAAPDALPRDLEGLRVVVSAGGTREPLDPVRYLGNRSSGKQGYALARVAAQRGADVTLVAAHTVDLPGPAGATVRHVSTAEQLAEAVRAEAERADVVVMAAAVADFRPASRAEHKIKKTDDGGAPTVDLVRNPDILAGLVENRRPDQIVVGFAAETGDAGGDVLHHARAKLKRKGADLLVVNAVGEGKAFEVEDNSGWLLGADGTEVPIPFGAKAQLAAAVWDAVASLRKTQGG, encoded by the coding sequence ATGAGCCAGGCCCCCGGGCGCAAGCCCAGGGTCGTTCTCGGCGTCGGCGGCGGCATCGCCGCCTACAAGGCCTGCGAGGTGCTGCGTGGGCTGACCGAGTCCGGGCACGACGTGCGCGTGGTGCCCACCGACGCCGCGCTGAACTTCGTCGGCGCGGCCACCTTCGAGGCGCTGTCCGGTCATCCCGTGCACACCGGGGTGTTCAGCGACGTGCCCAGCGTGCAGCACGTGCGCATCGGCCACGAGGCGGACCTGGTGCTGGTGGTGCCCGCCACCGCGGACCTGCTGGCCAGGGCCGCCCACGGGCGCGCTGACGACCTGCTCACCGGCACGCTGCTGATGGCGCGCTGCCCGGTGGCGTTCTTCCCGGCCATGCACACCGAGATGTGGCAGCACCCGGCCACCAGGGACAACGTCGCACTGCTGCGCTCGCGCGGCCTGGTGGTCACCGAGCCGGATTCGGGCCGGTTGACCGGGGTGGACAGCGGGCCGGGCAGGCTCGCCGACCCCCGCGAGATCGTCGACCTGGCGAAACTGCTGCTCGCCGCCCCGGACGCGCTGCCGCGCGACCTGGAGGGCCTGCGGGTCGTGGTCTCCGCCGGTGGCACCCGTGAGCCGCTCGACCCGGTCCGGTACCTGGGCAACCGCTCGTCCGGCAAGCAGGGTTACGCGCTGGCACGGGTGGCGGCCCAGCGTGGCGCCGACGTCACCCTCGTCGCCGCGCACACCGTGGACCTGCCCGGTCCAGCGGGTGCGACCGTCCGGCACGTCTCCACCGCCGAGCAGCTCGCCGAAGCCGTGCGCGCGGAAGCCGAGCGCGCCGACGTGGTGGTGATGGCCGCCGCGGTGGCCGATTTCCGGCCCGCGTCGCGTGCGGAGCACAAAATCAAGAAAACCGACGACGGTGGCGCGCCGACGGTCGACCTGGTGCGCAATCCGGACATTCTGGCCGGATTGGTGGAAAACCGGCGGCCGGACCAGATCGTGGTCGGATTCGCCGCCGAAACCGGCGACGCCGGTGGTGACGTGCTGCACCACGCGCGGGCCAAGCTCAAGCGCAAGGGCGCCGACCTGCTGGTGGTCAACGCGGTCGGCGAGGGCAAGGCGTTCGAGGTCGAGGACAACTCGGGCTGGCTGCTCGGCGCCGACGGAACCGAGGTTCCTATCCCGTTCGGCGCGAAGGCGCAACTGGCCGCCGCAGTGTGGGACGCGGTCGCGAGCTTGCGCAAGACTCAAGGTGGTTGA
- the metK gene encoding methionine adenosyltransferase, translating to MSASNRRLFTSESVTEGHPDKICDAISDSILDALLSKDPRSRVAVETLITTGQVHVAGEVTTEAYADIPTIVRDVILRIGYDSSAKGFDGNSCGVNVAIGAQSPDIAQGVDTAYESRLENALDEIDRQGAGDQGLMFGYACSDTPELMPLPIALAHRLSQRLTGVRNNGVLPYLRPDGKTQVTIEYAGDQPVRLDTVVVSTQHADGIDLDKMLGVDVKEHVVAPELAELELDTADVRLLVNPTGRFVIGGPMGDAGLTGRKIIVDTYGGMARHGGGAFSGKDPSKVDRSAAYAMRWVAKNVVAAGLASRVEVQVAYAIGKASPVGLFVETFGTETVDPTKIQAAIREVFDLRPAAIIRDLDLLRPIYAPTAAYGHFGRPELGLPWESTQRAADLRSIAGA from the coding sequence GTGAGTGCGTCGAACCGCAGGCTGTTCACTTCCGAGTCGGTGACCGAGGGGCATCCGGACAAGATCTGCGATGCGATCAGCGACTCGATCCTGGACGCCCTGCTGAGCAAGGACCCGCGCAGCCGGGTGGCAGTGGAGACCCTGATCACCACCGGCCAGGTGCACGTCGCCGGCGAGGTGACCACCGAGGCCTACGCGGACATCCCGACCATCGTCCGCGACGTCATCCTCCGGATCGGGTACGACTCGTCGGCCAAGGGCTTCGACGGCAACTCGTGCGGGGTGAACGTCGCGATCGGCGCGCAGTCCCCGGACATCGCCCAGGGCGTGGACACCGCGTACGAGTCGCGCCTGGAGAACGCGCTGGACGAGATCGACCGCCAGGGCGCCGGCGACCAGGGCCTGATGTTCGGCTACGCCTGCTCGGACACGCCTGAGCTGATGCCGCTGCCGATCGCGCTGGCGCACCGGCTGTCGCAGCGGCTGACCGGGGTCCGCAACAACGGCGTGCTGCCGTACCTGCGCCCGGACGGCAAGACCCAGGTGACCATCGAGTACGCCGGTGACCAGCCGGTGCGCCTGGACACCGTGGTCGTATCCACCCAGCACGCCGACGGCATCGACCTGGACAAGATGCTCGGGGTCGACGTCAAGGAGCACGTGGTCGCGCCGGAACTGGCCGAGCTGGAGCTGGACACCGCGGACGTGCGGCTGCTGGTCAACCCGACCGGGCGTTTTGTCATCGGCGGCCCGATGGGTGACGCCGGGCTGACCGGCCGCAAGATCATCGTGGACACCTACGGCGGCATGGCCCGTCACGGTGGTGGCGCGTTCTCCGGCAAGGACCCGTCCAAGGTGGACCGCTCGGCGGCCTACGCGATGCGGTGGGTGGCCAAGAACGTGGTGGCCGCGGGGCTGGCTTCGCGGGTCGAGGTGCAGGTGGCCTACGCGATCGGCAAGGCGTCCCCGGTCGGCCTGTTCGTGGAGACCTTCGGCACCGAGACGGTGGACCCGACGAAGATACAGGCCGCCATCCGCGAGGTGTTCGACCTGCGCCCGGCCGCGATCATCCGCGACCTGGACCTGCTGCGCCCGATCTACGCGCCGACCGCGGCGTACGGGCACTTCGGCCGCCCGGAGCTCGGGCTGCCGTGGGAGAGCACCCAGCGCGCCGCCGACCTGCGATCGATCGCCGGCGCCTGA
- a CDS encoding primosomal protein N', protein MNGATPLWDLPEPPAARKPEGTGAAGAKRAAPKSKAAAAKAAAAQRRGAQNPAPSEPVARVVVDVPLAHLDRTFDYQVPEKFHETAVPGCRVRVRFAGQLVDGFLLERADTTEHVGKLSFLDRVTSSEPVLGPELAALGRAVAQRYGGTLIDVLRLAIPPRHAKAEGEPPREVAPVPEAPGSTGWTRYPSGGSFLEALGAGRRAHAVWQALPGEDWPRRLAEAAATVAAAGRGAVLVVPDQRDLKRLHQACAELVGEEAVVALTAESGPAERYRRWLAVSRGAVRVVVGTRATMFAPVHDPGLFVVWDDGDDLHADPHMPYPQVRDVLMVRAHASNASLLVAGFNRTAEAQLLVETGWAHPIVASRDDLRARAPRVTPVGEDFDVARDEAAKAARLPSVAFEAARQGLAAGAPVLVQVPRRGYVPALACGQCRTPARCRRCAGPLVLPGGHDQGAPRAPHCRWCGVPEAGFRCPACGSARLRAVVIGAKRTAEEMGRAFPGVPVRTSGASEVLAEVPARPALVIATPGAEPIAEGGYGAALLLDGWALLGRQDLRAAEETLRRWMAAAALVRPGPEGGRVIVGAEAGLTPVQALVRWDPAWHASVELGERRELGFPPAVRMASVEGSPETVAAYLDETRLPDSVELLGPVPIGEIDDEGRSERERMLLRVPREDGRALAAALASGQAVRSARKEAEALRVQLDPLELI, encoded by the coding sequence GTGAACGGCGCGACCCCGCTGTGGGACCTCCCCGAGCCGCCCGCCGCCCGGAAGCCGGAGGGGACCGGCGCGGCGGGGGCGAAGCGTGCCGCGCCGAAGTCGAAGGCGGCCGCCGCGAAGGCAGCGGCGGCGCAGCGCCGGGGCGCGCAGAATCCGGCGCCGAGCGAGCCGGTCGCACGGGTGGTCGTGGACGTGCCGCTCGCGCACCTGGACCGCACGTTCGACTACCAGGTGCCGGAGAAGTTCCACGAAACCGCGGTGCCGGGCTGCCGCGTCCGCGTGCGGTTCGCCGGGCAGCTGGTCGACGGCTTTCTCCTGGAGCGCGCCGACACCACCGAGCACGTGGGCAAGCTGAGCTTTCTCGACCGGGTCACCTCCAGTGAACCGGTGCTCGGCCCGGAACTGGCCGCGCTGGGGCGCGCGGTGGCGCAGCGGTACGGCGGCACGCTCATCGACGTGCTGCGCCTGGCGATCCCGCCGCGCCACGCGAAGGCCGAGGGCGAGCCGCCGCGCGAGGTCGCGCCGGTGCCGGAGGCACCCGGTTCAACTGGTTGGACACGGTATCCGTCGGGTGGTTCATTCCTCGAAGCGCTGGGCGCCGGCCGTCGGGCGCACGCGGTGTGGCAGGCGTTGCCGGGGGAGGACTGGCCGCGCCGTCTCGCCGAAGCGGCGGCCACCGTGGCGGCCGCGGGCCGGGGGGCGGTGCTGGTCGTGCCGGATCAACGCGACCTCAAGCGCCTGCACCAGGCGTGCGCCGAGCTGGTCGGCGAGGAGGCGGTGGTCGCGCTGACCGCCGAGAGCGGTCCCGCCGAGCGGTACCGCCGCTGGCTGGCGGTGTCGCGCGGGGCGGTCCGGGTGGTCGTCGGCACGCGGGCCACCATGTTCGCCCCGGTGCACGACCCCGGCCTGTTCGTGGTCTGGGACGACGGGGACGACCTGCACGCCGACCCGCACATGCCGTATCCGCAGGTCCGCGACGTGCTCATGGTGCGGGCACACGCCAGCAACGCGTCGCTCCTGGTCGCCGGGTTCAACCGGACGGCCGAGGCGCAGCTGCTCGTCGAGACCGGCTGGGCGCATCCGATCGTGGCGAGCCGGGACGACCTGCGTGCGCGGGCGCCACGCGTCACGCCGGTGGGGGAGGACTTCGACGTCGCGCGGGACGAGGCGGCGAAGGCCGCGCGCCTGCCGTCCGTTGCCTTCGAAGCGGCACGCCAGGGCTTGGCGGCAGGCGCGCCGGTCCTGGTCCAGGTGCCGCGACGGGGATACGTACCTGCGCTGGCCTGCGGGCAGTGCCGCACCCCGGCGCGCTGCCGCCGCTGCGCGGGGCCGTTGGTCCTGCCAGGTGGACACGACCAGGGCGCGCCGCGTGCGCCGCACTGCCGGTGGTGCGGGGTGCCGGAGGCGGGATTCCGCTGCCCGGCGTGCGGTTCGGCGCGGCTGCGGGCGGTGGTGATCGGGGCGAAGCGCACGGCCGAGGAGATGGGCCGCGCGTTCCCGGGGGTGCCGGTGCGCACTTCCGGCGCGTCGGAGGTGCTGGCGGAGGTGCCCGCGCGGCCTGCGCTGGTGATCGCGACGCCCGGCGCGGAGCCGATCGCCGAGGGCGGTTACGGCGCCGCGCTGCTGCTGGACGGCTGGGCGTTGTTGGGCAGGCAGGACCTGCGCGCGGCGGAGGAAACGCTGCGTCGCTGGATGGCCGCAGCCGCGCTGGTGCGACCGGGACCGGAGGGCGGGCGCGTGATCGTCGGCGCCGAGGCGGGGCTGACGCCGGTGCAGGCGCTGGTGCGCTGGGACCCGGCGTGGCACGCGAGTGTCGAACTGGGTGAACGCCGCGAGCTGGGGTTCCCGCCGGCGGTGCGGATGGCCAGTGTCGAGGGCAGCCCGGAGACCGTCGCCGCCTACCTCGACGAGACGCGGTTGCCGGACAGTGTCGAACTGCTCGGACCGGTGCCGATCGGCGAAATCGACGACGAAGGCCGTTCGGAACGCGAGCGCATGCTGCTCCGGGTGCCGCGGGAAGACGGCCGCGCCCTCGCGGCGGCGCTCGCCAGCGGACAGGCGGTGCGCAGCGCACGCAAGGAAGCGGAAGCGCTGCGGGTGCAACTCGACCCGCTGGAGCTGATTTAG
- a CDS encoding GntR family transcriptional regulator codes for MPATPIARAEPLRDAVYARIVELFWSGAYPPGTAVTEAALSRELDVSRTPVREALLRLEAEGVLRSALARGFTVRPLDRREASELYPILGALESLAVRTAGTPSAARVRDLERILANLEDCTDPVRRWRLDSDWHATLVTASGNQQLEEMVARVRTNLSRYELTYMRETVDRTEPDRQHLEVLVEFASGENERAAQLLSAHWDAGMRAVLTWLDQTGD; via the coding sequence GTGCCCGCAACGCCGATCGCCCGCGCCGAGCCCCTGCGCGACGCCGTGTACGCCCGGATCGTCGAGTTGTTCTGGTCGGGCGCGTATCCGCCGGGCACCGCCGTGACCGAGGCCGCGCTGTCGCGTGAGCTGGACGTCTCCCGGACGCCGGTCCGCGAGGCCCTCCTCCGCCTCGAAGCCGAAGGCGTCCTGCGGTCGGCGCTGGCCAGGGGCTTCACCGTGCGACCGCTCGACCGGCGCGAGGCCAGCGAGCTGTACCCGATCCTGGGCGCCCTGGAGAGCCTCGCCGTCCGGACGGCGGGCACGCCGTCGGCCGCACGCGTGCGCGACCTGGAACGCATCCTCGCCAACCTCGAAGACTGCACCGACCCGGTCCGACGCTGGCGACTCGACTCCGACTGGCACGCCACGCTGGTCACTGCCAGCGGCAACCAGCAACTGGAGGAAATGGTCGCGCGGGTGCGCACGAACCTGTCGCGCTACGAACTGACCTACATGCGCGAGACGGTCGACCGCACCGAGCCCGACCGCCAGCACCTCGAGGTCCTCGTCGAATTCGCCTCGGGCGAGAACGAGCGCGCGGCGCAACTGCTCAGCGCGCATTGGGACGCAGGCATGCGCGCCGTGTTGACCTGGCTCGACCAAACCGGCGATTGA
- a CDS encoding threonine ammonia-lyase has product MVALSPANIAEAVQLVEPVFRNTPQFHDPVLDQRLGRELVLKVETLNPLGSFKGRGASYFVRGLEAGKEIVCASAGNFGQGIAYAAAARGIPVTVFTAENANAGKIARMRSFGANVRQAGADFDVAKDAAREYAEGEGRLFVEDGEAPAIAEGAGTIGVELAPLDLDTLLVPVGNGALIGGIGCYLKAHAPRTRIVGVCAAGAPAMLYSWRDRTPVATESARTMADGIAVRVPVPAAVEWTVEYVDDMLAVEEATIEHAMRLLRETTGQLVEPSAVAGIAALLQHDIPGERVGTIITGRNYLAETS; this is encoded by the coding sequence ATGGTGGCGCTCTCCCCGGCGAACATCGCCGAAGCTGTTCAGCTGGTTGAACCGGTCTTCCGGAACACCCCGCAGTTCCACGATCCCGTGCTCGACCAGCGGCTGGGCCGCGAGTTGGTGCTCAAGGTCGAGACGCTCAACCCCCTCGGCTCGTTCAAGGGGCGCGGGGCGAGCTACTTCGTCCGCGGCCTCGAAGCGGGCAAGGAGATCGTCTGCGCTTCGGCAGGCAACTTCGGGCAGGGCATCGCCTACGCCGCGGCCGCGCGGGGGATCCCGGTCACCGTGTTCACCGCGGAGAACGCGAACGCGGGCAAGATCGCGCGCATGCGCTCGTTCGGGGCGAACGTGCGGCAGGCCGGGGCCGACTTCGACGTCGCGAAGGATGCGGCCCGCGAGTACGCCGAGGGCGAGGGCCGGTTGTTCGTGGAGGACGGCGAGGCGCCCGCCATCGCCGAGGGCGCGGGCACCATCGGCGTCGAACTCGCGCCACTCGATCTCGACACGCTGCTGGTGCCGGTCGGCAACGGCGCGCTGATCGGCGGCATCGGCTGCTACCTCAAGGCGCACGCGCCGCGGACCAGGATCGTCGGCGTCTGCGCGGCCGGTGCACCCGCGATGCTGTACAGCTGGCGCGACCGCACCCCGGTCGCCACCGAGAGCGCGCGGACCATGGCCGACGGGATTGCCGTTCGCGTGCCCGTCCCGGCCGCGGTCGAGTGGACCGTCGAATACGTCGACGACATGCTCGCCGTCGAAGAAGCGACCATCGAGCACGCCATGCGGCTGCTCCGCGAAACTACGGGTCAACTGGTTGAACCGTCCGCCGTCGCCGGGATCGCGGCGTTGCTCCAGCACGACATCCCCGGCGAGCGCGTCGGCACGATCATCACCGGCCGCAATTACCTCGCCGAGACCAGCTGA